A stretch of DNA from bacterium:
CGGCGGGCTTCAGGAGGTATGCTTTGCACGCCTGATCCACCAGCTCGCCGAAGGTTCCGACAACGACTCCGCAGCGGGCGCGATCGGACGCCAGCGCCCGGCGAACCTTCCTGCTGGAAGCCTTGTCCGGGACCAGAAGGAAATGGAGAATATCAGCCAGTGGCGCGCCCCCGCATCGATCGTGCCCCATTGTATTGCCGAATCGTAAGGGAGTGGGCCGAATTCACGCCCCACTCCCCCGCTTCCTTCCGCTTATTTCCCGAACGCCGAGAAGTGGATCAGGTCCGGCCTCTTAATACAGGTTATACGAGGGATGCGACAGTACCTGTCGCTAAAAATAACCATTTTCATTGAGTTATTACCGGCTATTTTCGGATGTGTGGAATTTCGTTTCGTCGCTTGACGGGCACGGTAGGTGTTGGTATGATCTCCAACATGAAGGCCGTCCTACTGCTCGACGAGCGTCATGTCGTCGCCGCGAACGCCTTCGTGGAACTGGTCGTATGGCGCCTCGGCGCGGGACATCCTGGCAGCGGACACGATTTCAAGTACCGGTTGGCGCTCGTGGTAGATGGAAAATGCGTCCTGCGTTACGACAACGAGTCCGGAAAAGGCGATCACCGGCACATCGGAAAGAAGGAACGGCCTTACGTCTTCACAACTCCTCAGGGGTTACTGGACGATTTCTGGAGCGAAGTCGACCGATGGAGGTTCTGACATGCGGAAGGTTATCCTGGAAGTCGCATCGCGCGATGCCGTGAGCCGCCGGTTCCGGAACGCCCTCGCGGGCAAGGCGCAGGGAGCGCGTCTCAGTTTCAAGTCGCCGGCGCTGCTGATCAAGGTGCTGTCCGGGCGACGCTGGGATCTGCTCCAGGTGATGGCCGGCGCCGGTTCGATGACAATCCGTGAGGCGGCACGACGCATGGAGCGGGATGTCAAGGGCGTCCACACCGATGTCCACACCCTGCTTGCCGCAGGGTTGTTGCGAAAGACCGATGACGATCGGATTGTCTTCCCCTACGACGCCATACACGTGGATTTCACGCTGCGGGCGGCGTGAACCGCGTATTCCGCGCAGGTTCATACCAGAACAACCCGTAGCCCGGCTTGCGTGGCGGCATCACACTGTCTGGCGTCCGCCGACACGAACAGGTCCACGTTGAGAGCAAGCGCGCTGCCAAGGTGTATCGCATCCATGCCGCGCAGCACGTTCTTTTCAAGACTGATAATCGAATGACGGATGACCTCCGGAGTAAGGTCGCATATCGCGGCGTCGCTGATGTCAGCCATCAGCATGGTTTTGAGATGACGATACTGGACCGGGGAAACAAGATTTTCCCTAAGCAGCCGGCAGAAGGCCGAGACGATTTCGGGAAGGGCAATGCCGGAAAGACAAAGTTCCGTCGCCTGATCGCACCACGAGAGGACGACGTCTGTCCCTTCCTCGCGAACATAGCGTTTCACAAAGGCGGAAGAATCGAAAAAAACCCTCATCAGCCCCTGGTCTCACGCTCTTCGAGAATGATCCTGCTGATGGAACAACCCTCGATGACAAGCGGCTGCGCCAACCTCCGTTTCCAGGATGGGAGATCCTGAGGAAGCGGAACAATGTCCGCGATCGGCTTGCCGTTGCGCACGATTCGCACGGATTCCCCCGACTCGACGATGTCGAAATACCGCTTGGCGTTATTGCGCAATTCGGAAAATGTTGCCTGTTTCATAAAAATACCCCCCCTCTCTCTCGATGTACATAGCGATGTCATCTAAATTGTACATCTTAACCCCATGGAAAATCCACTATCGATTTCTGCCGATCCTATCGCCAATCCACCAACCACGCTTACTTTCCGAACGCGGAGGTCCGCCAGCGTGGTCATGCAATTCTCCGTCTTCATCTACTCTCCCCTTTCAGTGGTTCGTTGCCGCTCCAACAGATACGCCTCCCCTGGCATTCGAGGCATTCCCAGAGGTACTTTCCTGGCGCGATACCCCGTTCCCGGGGGATCAGGATTTCCCGCTCCGCATGGCATCTGAAACATCGGAGCGTGATGGGCACCCGGTCGTTCGTCTTCATGGGAAGAGCATACGGGACCGGAGCGACAGTTCCTGTCGCCAGAGGCAGGCACTATTTTGTGGAAAAATTTACTGATTAAGACATCGTGCGGAGCGGGAGGAAAGGCACAGCGAATCTACGACCCTTTTACAGATGGTTGGTTATCCACAAACCTTCGTCGCCAAGACATGCTTTTCCTGGGCACGAGTCTCGATGGCCCCGGGACGGGAAACGCGGACCCGACGGATCGCCGCTTCAGGCGTCGCCGCGCCCAGTTCGACGAGGAGACGGGCCGCGATCATCCCGCTTCTTCCCAATCCACCCTTGCAGTGGATCAGGATCTTCCCCCCTCGGAGAAGTTCCTCCCGAAGCTGCGCCCCGATGGTATTCCACGACTTCTCGAACGTCGCGTCCGGGATATCGCCGTCTTCGATCGGAAGACAGTAATAGCGTATCCCGTTTTCTTTGACCGCGACTTCGAGATCCTTCACCTTCAGATTGAGCATCTCCTTGCGCGTCAGCAGATTCAGCCAGGCGGTCGCCCCCCAGGATTTCACCGCCTGGATGTCGATCCGCAGGTCCCGCTCCCACGACCCCGATATCGCATCCCGCTGGACCTTCCCCGGGCAGAGCGTGATCCCGATCGTGCCCGGAACCCCCGGGATATCGACACCATCGATCCGCAACGGGTCAGAACCAACAACATGGGCAGTTGAGCGCAACTCCATCTTGTCGGTGATGCCCTCAAGGTAATCCTTGATTGCTTGGAGGAATACCTCGCCGTACCGGTCTCGTTTATATCCCCCAACCCCGCTCACCCCGGCGAAGGCATCCAGGTCCACCGGGGCGCGGGCGGCCATGTCTCGAAGCGAAGCGTCGCTGAAAACGACGTAGGAGGGCACATGCTGCTCTTCCGCCAGCCTCTTCCGCAAGATACGCAGCGCCTGGAAGAGCCCTTCGTTCACAGGGCCCTCTCCCCCATAAGGCATTTTCGGCGAGGTCCGCTCTTTCCCCTTCCGTCCTGCCGGTACCGGCATTGATCGCAGGCGAGCCAGGGTAACCCGGACTTTTCCATGCAGGAGGGGCCACGCCTTCTCCGTCAGCCGTAGCACTGAAAAGTTCCCCATGTCCTGCCCCAGGTACCCGAGATGGATCAACTGGCGGAATACACTCCCCCAAGCTTCCTTGGAAAGTGATGCGCCGATGCCATAGGTCGAAAGCGTACTGTGCCCAAAGTTCCGGATCTTTTCCGTATCCGCCCCTCGCAGGATGTCGATCACATGGCTCACACCAAAACGCTGGCCGACGCGGTAGACGCATGACAGCGCCTTGCGCGCATCATCGGTCGCATCGAATCGTTCGGGCGGGTCGATGCAGATGTCGCAGTTTCCACAGTCGGCGTCCAGCCGTTCGCCGAAATAACCGAGGAGGACCCGACGCCGGCATGTTACCGCCTCCGCAAAGCCAGCCATGGCCACAAGCTTGTGCAGCTCGATCCGTTTCTGTTCCTCGTTCCCGCTTGACTCGATCAGCGAACGACAAAGTGCAATGTCACCGGCTCCATACAGAAGCAGCGCCTCCGCGGGCAGTCCATCGCGCCCGGCACGTCCAGTCTCCTGGTAATACCCCTCGATGTTCTTGGGGATGTCGTAATGAACAACGAAGCGGACGTTCGGCTTGTCGATCCCCATGCCGAATGCAACCGTTGCCACGACCACGCGGAGGTCATCGCGCTGGAACGCCTCCTGGGCCCG
This window harbors:
- a CDS encoding type II toxin-antitoxin system VapC family toxin — its product is MRVFFDSSAFVKRYVREEGTDVVLSWCDQATELCLSGIALPEIVSAFCRLLRENLVSPVQYRHLKTMLMADISDAAICDLTPEVIRHSIISLEKNVLRGMDAIHLGSALALNVDLFVSADARQCDAATQAGLRVVLV
- the recQ gene encoding DNA helicase RecQ yields the protein MSTQGRTPRDTLKVVFGFDAFRPLQEEIIEGLIRGGDYFVLMPTGGGKSVCYQIPALHRAGVAIVVSPLISLMKDQVDALVANGVSAASYNSAMDETESRRVLAQLHAGTLDLLYVAPERLMSDAFLGRLAGIRIGLFAIDEAHCVSQWGHDFRPEYVRLGKLRSLFPDVPMIALTATADPQTRADIVERLGIHDATCRVAGFDRPNIRYRVVPKNKPFDQLVNFLAERPEDGGIVYALSRKRVEELAGKLAAKGIAAVPYHAGLPTSERTRAQEAFQRDDLRVVVATVAFGMGIDKPNVRFVVHYDIPKNIEGYYQETGRAGRDGLPAEALLLYGAGDIALCRSLIESSGNEEQKRIELHKLVAMAGFAEAVTCRRRVLLGYFGERLDADCGNCDICIDPPERFDATDDARKALSCVYRVGQRFGVSHVIDILRGADTEKIRNFGHSTLSTYGIGASLSKEAWGSVFRQLIHLGYLGQDMGNFSVLRLTEKAWPLLHGKVRVTLARLRSMPVPAGRKGKERTSPKMPYGGEGPVNEGLFQALRILRKRLAEEQHVPSYVVFSDASLRDMAARAPVDLDAFAGVSGVGGYKRDRYGEVFLQAIKDYLEGITDKMELRSTAHVVGSDPLRIDGVDIPGVPGTIGITLCPGKVQRDAISGSWERDLRIDIQAVKSWGATAWLNLLTRKEMLNLKVKDLEVAVKENGIRYYCLPIEDGDIPDATFEKSWNTIGAQLREELLRGGKILIHCKGGLGRSGMIAARLLVELGAATPEAAIRRVRVSRPGAIETRAQEKHVLATKVCG
- a CDS encoding transcriptional regulator; translation: MRKVILEVASRDAVSRRFRNALAGKAQGARLSFKSPALLIKVLSGRRWDLLQVMAGAGSMTIREAARRMERDVKGVHTDVHTLLAAGLLRKTDDDRIVFPYDAIHVDFTLRAA
- a CDS encoding type II toxin-antitoxin system prevent-host-death family antitoxin, whose protein sequence is MKQATFSELRNNAKRYFDIVESGESVRIVRNGKPIADIVPLPQDLPSWKRRLAQPLVIEGCSISRIILEERETRG